Proteins encoded together in one Lathyrus oleraceus cultivar Zhongwan6 chromosome 5, CAAS_Psat_ZW6_1.0, whole genome shotgun sequence window:
- the LOC127087680 gene encoding glyceraldehyde-3-phosphate dehydrogenase B, chloroplastic has translation MATHAALASTRIPTNTRFPSKTSHSFPSQCASKRLEVGEFSGLKSSSCISYVHSARDSSFYDVVAAQLTSKANGSTAVRGVTVAKLKVAINGFGRIGRNFLRCWHGRKDSPLEVIVVNDSGGVKNASHLLKYDSMLGTFKAEVKILNNETITVDGKPIKVVSSRDPLKLPWAELGIDIVIEGTGVFVDGPGAGKHIQAGAKKVIITAPAKGADIPTYVIGVNEQDYGHEVADIISNASCTTNCLAPFAKVLDEEFGIVKGTMTTTHSYTGDQRLLDASHRDLRRARAAALNIVPTSTGAAKAVSLVLPQLKGKLNGIALRVPTPNVSVVDLVVNVAKKGISAEDVNAAFRKAAEGPLKGILDVCDVPLVSVDFRCSDVSTTIDSSLTMVMGDDMVKVVAWYDNEWGYSQRVVDLAHLVANKWPGTPKVGSGDPLEDFCETNPADEECKVYE, from the exons ATGGCAACTCATGCTGCTTTAGCTTCTACAAGAATCCCAACAAACACAAGGTTTCCATCTAAGACCTCTCACTCTTTCCCATCTCAATGTGCCTCAAAG AGACTTGAGGTAGGTGAATTCTCTGGACTAAAATCAAGTTCATGTATTTCCTATGTTCATAGTGCTAGAGATTCTTCTTTTTATGATGTTGTAGCTGCTCAACTCACTTCCAAG GCAAATGGATCAACTGCTGTGAGGGGAGTGACTGTGGCTAAGTTGAAGGTAGCAATCAATGGTTTTGGACGCATCGGTAGAAATTTCCTTCGATGCTGGCACGGTCGAAAGGACTCGCCACTTGAAGTCATTGTTGTCAATGACAGTGGAGGTGTCAAGAAT GCTTCACATTTGTTGAAATATGATTCTATGCTTGGAACTTTTAAAGCAGAAGTGAAGATACTAAACAATGAGACTATTACAGTTGATGGTAAACCCATCAAGGTTGTCTCTAGCAGAGATCCTCTTAAGCTTCCTTGGGCCGAACTTGGAATTGACATTGTTATTGAG GGAACAGGAGTGTTTGTGGACGGCCCTGGCGCGGGCAAACACATCCAAGCAGGTGCCAAGAAAGTTATCATCACTGCTCCTGCAAAGGGTGCTGATATTCCGACTTACGTTATCGGAGTGAACGAACAAGACTACGGCCATGAAGTAGCCGACATCATAAG CAATGCTTCTTGCACCACAAACTGTCTTGCTCCCTTTGCTAAGGTCCTGGATGAAGAGTTCG GAATCGTTAAGGGAACCATGACAACCACACATTCCTACACCGGAGACCAG AGGCTTTTGGATGCTTCACATAGGGACTTGAGAAGAGCTAGGGCTGCAGCACTGAACATTGTTCCCACCAGCACAGGAGCAGCCAAGGCTGTATCTCTAGTGCTGCCACAGCTCAAGGGAAAGCTCAACGGAATCGCCCTCCGTGTGCCTACGCCTAATGTTTCAGTTGTTGACCTTGTGGTGAATGTTGCGAAGAAGGGTATATCAGCTGAAGATGTCAATGCAGCATTCAGAAAGGCAGCTGAGGGACCACTGAAAGGTATATTGGATGTCTGTGATGTTCCGCTCGTGTCTGTTGACTTCCGCTGCTCCGATGTTTCTACAACTATTGACTCTTCCTTGACTATGGTCATGGGAGATGATATGGTTAAGGTGGTTGCTTGGTATGACAATGAATGGGGTTACAG CCAAAGAGTGGTGGATTTGGCACATCTGGTAGCAAACAAATGGCCAGGC